One genomic window of Candidatus Kuenenia stuttgartiensis includes the following:
- the surE gene encoding 5'/3'-nucleotidase SurE, with amino-acid sequence MFIHRGFLRNNRTLDDIHRTADVAKGIIQRILSHNLPKNLLLNVNIPAIPPDQIKGIKITHQFTQDFKEVFQKRIDPSGRAYYWLTGADKSKYHEEGTDLSALRDGYISITPLRYDRTDYQHHKIIEGWDWQ; translated from the coding sequence ATTTTCATCCATCGCGGTTTCCTTCGAAATAACAGAACACTTGATGACATCCACAGGACGGCAGACGTAGCAAAAGGCATTATACAACGTATTTTAAGCCATAATCTACCCAAAAATTTGCTCTTAAACGTAAACATTCCTGCAATTCCGCCTGATCAGATAAAAGGGATTAAGATAACACACCAATTCACGCAGGATTTTAAAGAAGTTTTTCAAAAACGTATTGACCCAAGCGGCAGGGCTTATTACTGGTTGACAGGAGCAGATAAATCCAAATACCATGAAGAAGGAACCGACCTGAGTGCGCTTCGTGACGGGTATATCTCCATTACCCCCCTTCGTTATGACCGCACAGATTATCAACACCATAAAATAATTGAGGGATGGGATTGGCAATAG
- the surE gene encoding 5'/3'-nucleotidase SurE, with the protein MTFNQPLRIRKVHMNNEFIGYGVNGSPADCVKLAVNEIMREKPDIVISGLNMGANVGIHILYSGTVAAAVEATVMGFSSIAVSFEITEHLMTSTGRQT; encoded by the coding sequence ATCACTTTCAACCAACCCCTGCGTATCAGGAAAGTGCACATGAACAATGAATTTATCGGGTACGGCGTTAACGGTTCGCCGGCAGATTGTGTAAAACTTGCCGTAAATGAGATTATGCGGGAGAAGCCTGACATTGTCATATCAGGGCTAAATATGGGGGCAAACGTGGGCATCCACATCCTTTATTCCGGAACGGTAGCGGCAGCGGTGGAAGCCACTGTCATGGGATTTTCATCCATCGCGGTTTCCTTCGAAATAACAGAACACTTGATGACATCCACAGGACGGCAGACGTAG